The following are from one region of the Coccinella septempunctata chromosome 7, icCocSept1.1, whole genome shotgun sequence genome:
- the LOC123316953 gene encoding uncharacterized protein LOC123316953 isoform X1 gives MKIYILILVCVFAPLKPSSCSPIDQRKARALYYNYMPSNDYDFDNLDLEDSGNYVNEDDIARAISPSGRKVQKVIPGNAFNSPIYYIALPPQPYIFVPGMGYMSQPSNPSSNFLNLPINFLANGKPSNIYQWSANNYQNPHKPTTTKKPMEHPKPTDSPIINLDNKFVFNGKPSDTISILRDSYNALYSDALQNFYP, from the coding sequence atttaCATTCTCATCTTGGTCTGCGTATTCGCACCTCTCAAGCCCTCAAGCTGTTCACCAATTGACCAAAGAAAAGCCAGGGCGCTCTACTACAATTACATGCCTAGTAACGACTACGACTTCGACAACTTAGACTTGGAAGATAGTGGCAATTACGTTAACGAGGATGACATCGCACGTGCCATCTCACCTTCAGGAAGAAAGGTTCAAAAGGTGATTCCAGGAAACGCCTTCAATTCTCCCATATATTACATAGCTCTACCCCCACAACCATACATTTTCGTACCGGGTATGGGATACATGTCCCAACCGTCAAATCCGAGCAGCAACTTCCTGAATCTACCGATAAACTTCCTGGCCAACGGAAAACCCAGCAACATTTACCAGTGGTCTGCCAACAATTACCAGAACCCGCACAAACCGACAACCACGAAAAAACCCATGGAACATCCAAAGCCCACAGATTCCCCGATCATCAACCTGGATAACAAATTCGTCTTCAACGGAAAACCATCAGATACAATCAGCATACTCAGGGATTCTTACAACGCCCTGTACAGCGACGCGCTACAAAATTTCTATCCTTAA
- the LOC123316953 gene encoding uncharacterized protein LOC123316953 isoform X2, with the protein MPSNDYDFDNLDLEDSGNYVNEDDIARAISPSGRKVQKVIPGNAFNSPIYYIALPPQPYIFVPGMGYMSQPSNPSSNFLNLPINFLANGKPSNIYQWSANNYQNPHKPTTTKKPMEHPKPTDSPIINLDNKFVFNGKPSDTISILRDSYNALYSDALQNFYP; encoded by the coding sequence ATGCCTAGTAACGACTACGACTTCGACAACTTAGACTTGGAAGATAGTGGCAATTACGTTAACGAGGATGACATCGCACGTGCCATCTCACCTTCAGGAAGAAAGGTTCAAAAGGTGATTCCAGGAAACGCCTTCAATTCTCCCATATATTACATAGCTCTACCCCCACAACCATACATTTTCGTACCGGGTATGGGATACATGTCCCAACCGTCAAATCCGAGCAGCAACTTCCTGAATCTACCGATAAACTTCCTGGCCAACGGAAAACCCAGCAACATTTACCAGTGGTCTGCCAACAATTACCAGAACCCGCACAAACCGACAACCACGAAAAAACCCATGGAACATCCAAAGCCCACAGATTCCCCGATCATCAACCTGGATAACAAATTCGTCTTCAACGGAAAACCATCAGATACAATCAGCATACTCAGGGATTCTTACAACGCCCTGTACAGCGACGCGCTACAAAATTTCTATCCTTAA
- the LOC123316756 gene encoding uncharacterized protein LOC123316756, producing MSVGFFTIYILILVCVFAPLKPSSCSPIDQRKARALYYNYMPSNDYDFDNLDLEDSGNYVNEDDIARAISPSGRKVQKVIPGNAFNSPIYYIALPPQPYIFVPGMGYMSQPSNPSSNFLNLPINFLANGKPSNIYQWSANNYQNPHKPTTTKKPMEHPKPTDSPIINLDNKFVFNGKPSDTISILRDSYNALYSDALQNFYP from the exons ATGTCTGTGGGATTTTTCACT atttaCATTCTCATCTTGGTCTGCGTATTCGCACCTCTCAAGCCCTCAAGCTGTTCACCAATTGACCAAAGAAAAGCCAGGGCGCTCTACTACAATTACATGCCTAGTAACGACTACGACTTCGACAACTTAGACTTGGAAGATAGTGGCAATTACGTTAACGAGGATGACATCGCACGTGCCATCTCACCTTCAGGAAGAAAGGTTCAAAAGGTGATTCCAGGAAACGCCTTCAATTCTCCCATATATTACATAGCTCTACCCCCACAACCATACATTTTCGTACCGGGTATGGGATACATGTCCCAACCGTCAAATCCGAGCAGCAACTTCCTGAATCTACCGATAAACTTCCTGGCCAACGGAAAACCCAGCAACATTTACCAGTGGTCTGCCAACAATTACCAGAACCCGCACAAACCGACAACCACGAAAAAACCCATGGAACATCCAAAGCCCACAGATTCCCCGATCATCAACCTGGATAACAAATTCGTCTTCAACGGAAAACCATCAGATACAATCAGCATACTCAGGGATTCTTACAACGCCCTGTACAGCGACGCGCTACAAAATTTCTATCCTTAA
- the LOC123317533 gene encoding scoloptoxin SSD14-like isoform X3, whose product MFKFTSKKVLFVSGIVAVILAAVVIVLFIIFLPPGDKTRIGAIVTNGKLCADIGTSIINKGGKAVDGAIAALFCEGVSMPQSCGLGGGFLMLIYDKESGEVHALDTRETAPAAAYEDMFHGDSSLSVRGILSVAVPGELRGYWMAYKRFGGGVPWKDIVQPTIDLCRNGIPVTKYLEGIFALNKQWLMADPNLKESFINPLTNDTYKEGQQIRRLKFAKTLEVIAEEGGEALNNGTLTDQLVEDIHKLGGIITKKDLVEYSPVWVDPIKVTLPFNQTLYTVPLPGSGALLVYILNMLQLQMDLSDPESLLNLQRTVESFKFAYGSRTLLGDTRTPEMDEFVKDLASLDVAKRTVTKIKDNETSQDPTYYGAQISNPDNHGTAHISVLAPNGDAVSVTTTINQYFGSGVSAEHSDVILNDEMDDFSSPGIVSNFDIPPSKNNYIEPGKRPLSSMCPTIVLDKDKDVKLVIGSAGGTKITTAVALGIVNHLWFDMDIRDAIDNCRIHHQLFPMAVQAEECFRTDEFQNYMGGIGHQILFKGSDGFSAVTSVSNKSDISASFDKRRPGDISYIYG is encoded by the exons ATGTTCAAATTCAC ATCGAAAAAAGTATTATTTGTGTCTGGTATTGTGGCTGTAATTCTTGCAGCTGTAGTAATCGTACTGTTCATCATTTTTCTCCCACCCGGCGACAAAACGAGAATTGGTGCTATTGTAACTAATGGCAAACTCTGTGCAGACATTGGAAC ATCGATCATCAATAAGGGCGGAAAAGCTGTTGATGGTGCCATCGCAGCGCTGTTTTGCGAGGGCGTCTCCATGCCACAGAGCTGTGGTTTGGGGGGTGGTTTTTTGATGTTGATCTATGACAAAGAGTCCGGTGAGGTTCACGCCCTGGACACCAGAGAAACAGCCCCAGCTGCCGCCTATGAGGATATGTTTCATGGCGACAGCAGTTTATCGGTTAGAG gaaTACTTTCTGTCGCTGTGCCTGGTGAATTGAGAGGTTACTGGATGGCTTACAAAAGGTTTGGAGGAGGAGTACCTTGGAAAGATATAGTTCAGCCAACGATCGATTTATGCAGAAATGGCATCCCAGTAACGAAATATCTGGAAGGCATATTTGCTTTGAACAAACAGTGGTTGATGGCAGATCCTAATCTCAA GGAAAGTTTCATAAACCCCTTGACGAATGACACTTATAAGGAAGGGCAACAAATAAGGAGGTTGAAATTCGCAAAAACATTGGAGGTGATAGCTGAAGAAGGAGGGGAAGCTTTGAACAATGGCACTTTAACAGATCAGCTTGTGGAAGATATCCATAAGTTGGGAGGCATCATAACGAAGAAAGATTTAGTCGAATACTC GCCAGTTTGGGTGGACCCAATAAAGGTCACTCTACCGTTCAACCAGACATTGTATACCGTCCCACTGCCAGGTTCAGGTGCTCTTCTGGTCTACATATTGAACATGCTACAGCTTCAGATGGACCTATCCGATCCAGAATCCCTGTTGAACTTGCAGAGGACTGTGGAAAGTTTCAAATTTGCCTACGGCAGCAGGACTCTGTTGGGTGACACGAGAACGCCTGAGATGGACGAG TTCGTGAAGGATTTGGCCTCGTTGGACGTAGCGAAGAGAACCGTAACGAAAATCAAAGATAACGAAACTTCGCAAGATCCGACATACTATGGTGCCCAAATTTCGAATCCTGATAACCATGGAACAGCTCATATATCAGTTCTGGCTCCAAATGGGGACGCTGTATCAGTAACCACGACAATTAACCAATA TTTTGGATCTGGGGTGTCAGCGGAACACTCTGACGTCATCCTAAACGACGAAATGGATGATTTTTCTTCGCCAGGCATAGTGAGCAATTTCGACATCCCCCCTTCCAAAAACAACTACATCGAACCTGGCAAGCGACCCTTGTCATCTATGTGCCCTACGATAGTCCTGGATAAGGATAAAGATGTCAAGTTGGTCATCGGCTCTGCAGGAGGCACTAAGATCACAACAGCTGTAGCATTG GGTATTGTGAACCATCTGTGGTTCGATATGGACATCAGGGACGCCATCGACAACTGTCGTATTCACCATCAACTCTTCCCGATGGCAGTACAGGCAGAGGAATGCTTCAGA ACCGATGAGTTCCAGAACTATATGGGTGGAATAGGACATCAGATACTCTTCAAAGGGTCAGATGGCTTCTCTGCTGTGACGTCTGTCTCGAATAAAAGTGATATTTCGGCTTCTTTTGATAAAAGAAGACCAGGTGATATATCATACATTTATGGATAA
- the LOC123317533 gene encoding scoloptoxin SSD14-like isoform X2 produces the protein MIFFTFFSKQFKSKKVLFVSGIVAVILAAVVIVLFIIFLPPGDKTRIGAIVTNGKLCADIGTSIINKGGKAVDGAIAALFCEGVSMPQSCGLGGGFLMLIYDKESGEVHALDTRETAPAAAYEDMFHGDSSLSVRGILSVAVPGELRGYWMAYKRFGGGVPWKDIVQPTIDLCRNGIPVTKYLEGIFALNKQWLMADPNLKESFINPLTNDTYKEGQQIRRLKFAKTLEVIAEEGGEALNNGTLTDQLVEDIHKLGGIITKKDLVEYSPVWVDPIKVTLPFNQTLYTVPLPGSGALLVYILNMLQLQMDLSDPESLLNLQRTVESFKFAYGSRTLLGDTRTPEMDEFVKDLASLDVAKRTVTKIKDNETSQDPTYYGAQISNPDNHGTAHISVLAPNGDAVSVTTTINQYFGSGVSAEHSDVILNDEMDDFSSPGIVSNFDIPPSKNNYIEPGKRPLSSMCPTIVLDKDKDVKLVIGSAGGTKITTAVALGIVNHLWFDMDIRDAIDNCRIHHQLFPMAVQAEECFRTDEFQNYMGGIGHQILFKGSDGFSAVTSVSNKSDISASFDKRRPGDISYIYG, from the exons atgattttttttacgttCTTTTCAAAACAATTCAA ATCGAAAAAAGTATTATTTGTGTCTGGTATTGTGGCTGTAATTCTTGCAGCTGTAGTAATCGTACTGTTCATCATTTTTCTCCCACCCGGCGACAAAACGAGAATTGGTGCTATTGTAACTAATGGCAAACTCTGTGCAGACATTGGAAC ATCGATCATCAATAAGGGCGGAAAAGCTGTTGATGGTGCCATCGCAGCGCTGTTTTGCGAGGGCGTCTCCATGCCACAGAGCTGTGGTTTGGGGGGTGGTTTTTTGATGTTGATCTATGACAAAGAGTCCGGTGAGGTTCACGCCCTGGACACCAGAGAAACAGCCCCAGCTGCCGCCTATGAGGATATGTTTCATGGCGACAGCAGTTTATCGGTTAGAG gaaTACTTTCTGTCGCTGTGCCTGGTGAATTGAGAGGTTACTGGATGGCTTACAAAAGGTTTGGAGGAGGAGTACCTTGGAAAGATATAGTTCAGCCAACGATCGATTTATGCAGAAATGGCATCCCAGTAACGAAATATCTGGAAGGCATATTTGCTTTGAACAAACAGTGGTTGATGGCAGATCCTAATCTCAA GGAAAGTTTCATAAACCCCTTGACGAATGACACTTATAAGGAAGGGCAACAAATAAGGAGGTTGAAATTCGCAAAAACATTGGAGGTGATAGCTGAAGAAGGAGGGGAAGCTTTGAACAATGGCACTTTAACAGATCAGCTTGTGGAAGATATCCATAAGTTGGGAGGCATCATAACGAAGAAAGATTTAGTCGAATACTC GCCAGTTTGGGTGGACCCAATAAAGGTCACTCTACCGTTCAACCAGACATTGTATACCGTCCCACTGCCAGGTTCAGGTGCTCTTCTGGTCTACATATTGAACATGCTACAGCTTCAGATGGACCTATCCGATCCAGAATCCCTGTTGAACTTGCAGAGGACTGTGGAAAGTTTCAAATTTGCCTACGGCAGCAGGACTCTGTTGGGTGACACGAGAACGCCTGAGATGGACGAG TTCGTGAAGGATTTGGCCTCGTTGGACGTAGCGAAGAGAACCGTAACGAAAATCAAAGATAACGAAACTTCGCAAGATCCGACATACTATGGTGCCCAAATTTCGAATCCTGATAACCATGGAACAGCTCATATATCAGTTCTGGCTCCAAATGGGGACGCTGTATCAGTAACCACGACAATTAACCAATA TTTTGGATCTGGGGTGTCAGCGGAACACTCTGACGTCATCCTAAACGACGAAATGGATGATTTTTCTTCGCCAGGCATAGTGAGCAATTTCGACATCCCCCCTTCCAAAAACAACTACATCGAACCTGGCAAGCGACCCTTGTCATCTATGTGCCCTACGATAGTCCTGGATAAGGATAAAGATGTCAAGTTGGTCATCGGCTCTGCAGGAGGCACTAAGATCACAACAGCTGTAGCATTG GGTATTGTGAACCATCTGTGGTTCGATATGGACATCAGGGACGCCATCGACAACTGTCGTATTCACCATCAACTCTTCCCGATGGCAGTACAGGCAGAGGAATGCTTCAGA ACCGATGAGTTCCAGAACTATATGGGTGGAATAGGACATCAGATACTCTTCAAAGGGTCAGATGGCTTCTCTGCTGTGACGTCTGTCTCGAATAAAAGTGATATTTCGGCTTCTTTTGATAAAAGAAGACCAGGTGATATATCATACATTTATGGATAA
- the LOC123317533 gene encoding scoloptoxin SSD14-like isoform X1 — MDAVKIEKITNRSKKVLFVSGIVAVILAAVVIVLFIIFLPPGDKTRIGAIVTNGKLCADIGTSIINKGGKAVDGAIAALFCEGVSMPQSCGLGGGFLMLIYDKESGEVHALDTRETAPAAAYEDMFHGDSSLSVRGILSVAVPGELRGYWMAYKRFGGGVPWKDIVQPTIDLCRNGIPVTKYLEGIFALNKQWLMADPNLKESFINPLTNDTYKEGQQIRRLKFAKTLEVIAEEGGEALNNGTLTDQLVEDIHKLGGIITKKDLVEYSPVWVDPIKVTLPFNQTLYTVPLPGSGALLVYILNMLQLQMDLSDPESLLNLQRTVESFKFAYGSRTLLGDTRTPEMDEFVKDLASLDVAKRTVTKIKDNETSQDPTYYGAQISNPDNHGTAHISVLAPNGDAVSVTTTINQYFGSGVSAEHSDVILNDEMDDFSSPGIVSNFDIPPSKNNYIEPGKRPLSSMCPTIVLDKDKDVKLVIGSAGGTKITTAVALGIVNHLWFDMDIRDAIDNCRIHHQLFPMAVQAEECFRTDEFQNYMGGIGHQILFKGSDGFSAVTSVSNKSDISASFDKRRPGDISYIYG; from the exons ATGGATGCCGTCAAgatagaaaaaataacaaatag ATCGAAAAAAGTATTATTTGTGTCTGGTATTGTGGCTGTAATTCTTGCAGCTGTAGTAATCGTACTGTTCATCATTTTTCTCCCACCCGGCGACAAAACGAGAATTGGTGCTATTGTAACTAATGGCAAACTCTGTGCAGACATTGGAAC ATCGATCATCAATAAGGGCGGAAAAGCTGTTGATGGTGCCATCGCAGCGCTGTTTTGCGAGGGCGTCTCCATGCCACAGAGCTGTGGTTTGGGGGGTGGTTTTTTGATGTTGATCTATGACAAAGAGTCCGGTGAGGTTCACGCCCTGGACACCAGAGAAACAGCCCCAGCTGCCGCCTATGAGGATATGTTTCATGGCGACAGCAGTTTATCGGTTAGAG gaaTACTTTCTGTCGCTGTGCCTGGTGAATTGAGAGGTTACTGGATGGCTTACAAAAGGTTTGGAGGAGGAGTACCTTGGAAAGATATAGTTCAGCCAACGATCGATTTATGCAGAAATGGCATCCCAGTAACGAAATATCTGGAAGGCATATTTGCTTTGAACAAACAGTGGTTGATGGCAGATCCTAATCTCAA GGAAAGTTTCATAAACCCCTTGACGAATGACACTTATAAGGAAGGGCAACAAATAAGGAGGTTGAAATTCGCAAAAACATTGGAGGTGATAGCTGAAGAAGGAGGGGAAGCTTTGAACAATGGCACTTTAACAGATCAGCTTGTGGAAGATATCCATAAGTTGGGAGGCATCATAACGAAGAAAGATTTAGTCGAATACTC GCCAGTTTGGGTGGACCCAATAAAGGTCACTCTACCGTTCAACCAGACATTGTATACCGTCCCACTGCCAGGTTCAGGTGCTCTTCTGGTCTACATATTGAACATGCTACAGCTTCAGATGGACCTATCCGATCCAGAATCCCTGTTGAACTTGCAGAGGACTGTGGAAAGTTTCAAATTTGCCTACGGCAGCAGGACTCTGTTGGGTGACACGAGAACGCCTGAGATGGACGAG TTCGTGAAGGATTTGGCCTCGTTGGACGTAGCGAAGAGAACCGTAACGAAAATCAAAGATAACGAAACTTCGCAAGATCCGACATACTATGGTGCCCAAATTTCGAATCCTGATAACCATGGAACAGCTCATATATCAGTTCTGGCTCCAAATGGGGACGCTGTATCAGTAACCACGACAATTAACCAATA TTTTGGATCTGGGGTGTCAGCGGAACACTCTGACGTCATCCTAAACGACGAAATGGATGATTTTTCTTCGCCAGGCATAGTGAGCAATTTCGACATCCCCCCTTCCAAAAACAACTACATCGAACCTGGCAAGCGACCCTTGTCATCTATGTGCCCTACGATAGTCCTGGATAAGGATAAAGATGTCAAGTTGGTCATCGGCTCTGCAGGAGGCACTAAGATCACAACAGCTGTAGCATTG GGTATTGTGAACCATCTGTGGTTCGATATGGACATCAGGGACGCCATCGACAACTGTCGTATTCACCATCAACTCTTCCCGATGGCAGTACAGGCAGAGGAATGCTTCAGA ACCGATGAGTTCCAGAACTATATGGGTGGAATAGGACATCAGATACTCTTCAAAGGGTCAGATGGCTTCTCTGCTGTGACGTCTGTCTCGAATAAAAGTGATATTTCGGCTTCTTTTGATAAAAGAAGACCAGGTGATATATCATACATTTATGGATAA
- the LOC123317410 gene encoding uncharacterized protein LOC123317410: protein MKVTPVKNRNIALGMPLPYISNPQIMKIVNDSYGNLNRKFNPVQVSTTTNLLPLSLENCHYMLSGNKFVPVPMDISIEQPQMIRTFNNSTSFNAIKTHSTIHPSQSVVQRNKNSDNSTLLMPLPVPVQNKHENVSCTAGSSVQSVGNIESNKMLKNSQLSDDNNNKSKNYQVKTIFCTGTIERILRWNRNLEGVFCMYETIAPIVSLQEGRIKGQKIMLLRDKKGPILQVQYYTSTHIDIDDFNIGQYLRCVGRMIGFNILAAESIREAKEDEISSLARLSYVCDYSVTHNLNST, encoded by the exons atGAAAGTAACTCCAgttaaaaatagaaatattgcTTTAGGAATGCCTTTGCCTTATATAAGCAATCcacaaataatgaaaattgtaaATGATTCTTATGGGAACTTAAATCGGAAATTCAATCCTGTGCAG GTTTCAACAACTACCAATTTACTACCTCTCTCGTTGGAAAATTGTCATTATATGTTATCTGGAAATAAGTTTGTACCGGTACCAATGGATATTTCGATAGAGCAG CCTCAAATGATAAGAACATTCAATAATTCAACCAGCTTCAATGCAATTAAAACTCACAGTACAATACATCCATCTCAAAGTGTAGTACAAAGGAATAAAAATTCTGACAACTCGACATTGTTGATGCCGTTGCCTGTTCCTGTTCAAAATAAGCATGAAAATGTTTCTTGCACCGCTGGTTCATCAGTTCAGTCAGTAGGGAATATTGAGTCAAATAAAATGTTAAAAAACAGCCAGCTGTcggatgataataataataaaagcaaA AATTATCAggttaaaacaattttttgtaccgGAACAATTGAGAGGATTTTGAGATGGAATAGGAACCTTGAGGGTGTTTTTTGCATGTATGAAACTATCG CTCCTATTGTATCACTTCAGGAAGGGAGAATTAAAGGTCAGAAGATTATGCTCTTGCGGGATAAAAAAGGACCTATTCTTCAAGTACAGTACTATACGAGCACACATATTGATATTGATGATTTTAATATAGGCCAGTACTTGAG GTGTGTTGGCCGAATGATAGGTTTCAATATTTTAGCAGCCGAAAGTATAAGAGAAGCAAAAGAAGATGAGATATCCTCTTTGGCTAGACTGTCATACGTTTGCGATTATTCTGTTACACATAATTTGAATTCAACTTAA
- the LOC123317557 gene encoding geminin: protein MKTEAARKVTLKIGGQETHENLKNTRRTLCVLQQAATDKENLVGRSRPEKSIKLSSEIIKHTTFSDKGVQTDAVVTAADLTSDDPGVDYWRRLAEKRAEDLDNSFRENEKLKADIEALQEENKICKAMLEESTTLVEILKEELLDKDDDEGAGEAEADEPEEH from the exons ATGAAGACGGAAGCCGCTAGAAAGGTTACACTTAAAATAGGAGGACAAGAAACACAT gaaaatttgaagaatactcGAAGGACCCTATGTGTTTTGCAACAAGCAGCTACAGATAAAGAGAATTTGGTTGGACGTTCtcgtccagaaaaaagtatcaaGTTGTCTTC AGAAATCATAAAACATACAACCTTCTCGGATAAAGGAGTCCAGACTGACGCTGTTGTTACTGCTGCAGATTTGACTTCAGATGATCCAGGTGTCGATTATTGGAGAAGACTTGCTGAAAAACGAGCTGAAGATCTGGACAACAGTTTCAGAgaaaatgagaaattgaaaGCAGATATTGAAGCTCTACAAGAAGAAAACAAAATATGTAAAGCAATGCTGGAAGAATCTACAACATTAGTGGAAATATTAAAA GAAGAGCTGTTGGATAAAGACGATGATGAAGGAGCTGGAGAAGCAGAGGCTGACGAACCTGAGGAacattga
- the LOC123316757 gene encoding probable ATP-dependent DNA helicase HFM1: protein MAVKHLIENLTIPLSANQKDLLIKSASSITDTKLKSGISHGFGYHHGGLLPETRSIIEQLFRNGQLPVLVTTSTLATGVNLPAHLVIIKSTKFYNQGGFQDYPASAVLQMIGRAGRPQFDTEATALILTSIADKVSKV, encoded by the coding sequence ATGGCAGTGAAACACTTAATTGAAAACCTAACAATTCCACTGAGCGCTAATCAAAAAGATCTCCTAATCAAATCCGCTTCGTCCATCACCGACACCAAGCTGAAATCCGGCATTTCGCATGGCTTCGGTTATCACCACGGAGGACTCCTTCCAGAAACTCGATCTATAATAGAACAACTTTTCCGAAATGGACAGCTACCAGTTTTGGTCACCACGAGTACGCTCGCGACCGGAGTCAATCTACCAGCCCATTTGGTGATAATCAAATCCACCAAGTTCTACAATCAAGGCGGATTTCAAGATTATCCTGCTTCAGCTGTGTTGCAGATGATAGGAAGAGCTGGGAGGCCTCAGTTTGACACCGAAGCCACGGCACTCATTTTGACATCAATCGCTGATAAGGTCAGTAAGGTTTAG
- the LOC123317563 gene encoding pro-resilin-like — protein MLYRQSLFLFIGCFSLLTVQSAPQGFPVRGITNIDGAPEPYNYNYRVENPPTGTFFGQNENGDAAGRVTGSYFVQLPDGRLMNVEYFVDGDSGFVPKISYQTGSQLVGGPLRV, from the exons ATGCTTTATCGTCAGTCCTTGTTCTTGTTCATCGGTTGTTTTTCCTTGTTGACGGTTCAGAGTGCTCCTCAAGGATTCCCAGTGAGGGGTATAACAAATATTGATGGGGCTCCAGAACCG TATAACTACAACTACAGGGTTGAAAATCCccctacaggcacttttttcgGGCAGAATGAAAACGGGGATGCTGCAGGAAGGGTCACTGGCTCCTACTTTGTCCAACTACCTGATGGAAGATTGATGAACGTTGAGTACTTTGTGGACGGTGATTCTGGTTTTGTGCCCAAGATATCTTACCAGACTGGCAGCCAGTTAGTAGGAGGACCTCTAAGGGTTTAG